A genomic window from Sparus aurata chromosome 4, fSpaAur1.1, whole genome shotgun sequence includes:
- the LOC115579980 gene encoding guanylyl cyclase-activating protein 2-like translates to MGQNQQIQSQEEELELEGIQDLYRSFIMECPSGSLYLHEFKRLFGVQNGTPESDYMDSIFRAFDMNHDNTMDFIEYVAAINLILRGKIEDKLRWSFKVFDNDDNGRLDRSELRKIVKIIYRIKKSSASDGSGIGSLTSEEVCDRIFQEVDVNSDGEITLEEFVEGAQRSPWLQSFLRLDVSSSAWVQKYMCDRKLMSSKDS, encoded by the exons ATGGGTCAAAATCAGCAAATACAGTCACAGGAAGAAGAACTGGAGTTAGAAGGCATCCAGGACCTCTACAGGTCATTCATCATGGAGTGCCCCAGTGGATCTTTGTACCTGCATGAGTTCAAGAGGCTGTTCGGAGTACAGAATGGTACACCTGAATCAGACTACATGGACAGCATCTTCCGAGCATTTGACATGAATCAT GACAACACAATGGATTTTATAGAATATGTAGCTGCAATTAATCTCATTCTGCGTGGAAAAATTGAAGACAAGCTGCGGTGGTCTTTCAAGGTGTTTGACAACGATGACAATGGCCGCCTGGACAGAAGTGAACTACGGAAGATTGTTAAG ATAATCTACAGGATAAAGAAAAGCTCTGCATCTGATGGATCAGGAATAGGGAGCCTCACTTCTGAAGAAGTTTGTGACCGCATTTTTCAAGAGGTCGATGTCAACAGCGATG gtgaGATTACACTGGAGGAGTTTGTTGAAGGGGCTCAGAGGAGTCCGTGGCTTCAGAGCTTCCTGCGACTCGATGTCAGTTCCAGCGCATGGGTCCAGAAGTACATGTGTGATAGGAAACTGATGAGCTCCAAAGATTCCTGA
- the LOC115579896 gene encoding malignant fibrous histiocytoma-amplified sequence 1 homolog: protein MATGYIGHPSVVKGFSLEELDLSGQKMKSLPLDLLTHATKLDMQRNKLKRVTGISILTHLVELNLSRNKIMEFSLEISKLHSLETLYMNQNNIRSIPEGIFPHLRKLKFLKLSGNRLTKLPSDINQCASITYLDLSKNCLQNIQPLVGLPKLKELFVGKNQLTELPSQLFKSSSCELIVCKATGNPLRCPPQEVCAGGVVDIQSYFRHMEENPNTRSAWTVKTMFLGSSMAGKSTLCRSLREGKPVAVLVEDRTVGIEISQLYTQEVRLLLWDFAGQEEYYLTHHVFITPRALVILTVDLARYSTVDPDSFKDQLWFWIKNIQLRVPDSVVLLVGTHCDQCRDQEEVMEKKSDIDEKVKAMLANRRMVLQHQKKNLEENKDVFMFVDQLDELDCLLEYNLKVLDLLTIDSTSTEDIAKLRSHILMSIQSESVFLCSESILPKSYEAVEQAIHTLATQEEIPQHGIILLEELSDLILNHVKMSRESLRSILRFLLRYLHRIGVILWYEDISILSDRVFIQPSFLISMFKTIVRHDLVQQLEGVSRDLLMREGSLVKQKFVWLDDLRSRGILHNAAMRILVRRELEKLVVDNDDLVEEVVGTKKEEGIILTLLQYFEVCLPTLAGSPLNPQAPEFIPGVKSWALARKTRRDPDGACLFPIFLKDDLTVCHKWGEDKQDDLRVHVYFLPEIPHGFFHRVIITTCSLYPTHWVGREQCLLCCGNTLALVRQKNKDGDMFIEIRCRRPEKEFRKLWDLILAVMSKLFVLSRQWPGLTQQVHTPCPERGCSHYFTWRDWQELDSTDLYNLVKEEKLVCQGGHTRRTELIFPRDK, encoded by the exons ATGGCCACTGGATATATTGGGCACCCGAGCGTAGTCAAAG GATTCAGTTTGGAGGAACTGGACCTATCAGGACAGAAAATGAAGTCCCTTCCTCTGGATCTTCTGACACATGCTACAAAACTGGATATGCAGAGGAACAAGCTGAAGAGGGTCACTGGCATCTCTATATTAACCCACCTGGTGGAGCTTAATCTCTCCAGGAACAAGATTATGGAGTTTTCTCTTGAAATAAGCAAACTGCACTCACTAGAGACACTCTACATGAACCAGAACAACATCAGATCCATTCCAGAGGGAATCTTCCCACATCTTAGGAAGTTAAAGTTCCTAAAACTCAGTGGCAATCGCTTGACCAAGCTTCCGTCAGATATAAACCAGTGTGCCAGTATCACTTACCTGGATCTTTCCAAGAATTGCCTGCAAAACATCCAACCACTAGTTGGTCTCCCAAAACTGAAGGAGCTTTTCGTTGGGAAGAACCAATTGACTGAGCTCCCGTCCCAGCTCTTcaagagcagcagctgtgagCTGATTGTGTGCAAGGCCACAGGGAACCCGCTGAGGTGCCCACCACAGGAAGTCTGTGCCGGAGGGGTcgtggacatccagagctacttCCGTCATATGGAGGAGAACCCGAACACACGCAGTGCCTGGACAGTCAAAACCATGTTCCTGGGCTCCTCCATGGCAGGGAAGTCCACGCTTTGCCGAAGTCTGAGGGAAGGTAAGCCCGTGGCTGTGCTGGTGGAGGACCGGACTGTGGGAATCGAGATCAGTCAACTCTACACTCAGGAAGTCCGTTTACTTTTATGGGACTTTGCAGGGCAGGAGGAGTACTACCTGACACACCATGTCTTCATCACCCCACGAGCCCTGGTCATCCTCACTGTTGATCTGGCCAG ATACAGCACTGTCGATCCAGATTCTTTCAAAGACCAACTGTGGTTCTGGATAAAAAACATACAGTTGCGAGTGCCAGACTCAGTTGTCTTGCTGGTGGGAACACACTGTGACCAGTGCAGAGAccaggaggaggtgatggagaaGAAGAGTGACATAGATGAGAAGGTCAAAGCCATGTTGGCCAACAGGAGGATGGTTTTACAACACCAGAAGAAAAATctggaagaaaacaaagatgtCTTTATGTTTGTGGACCAGCTAGATGAGCTTGACTGTCTTTTGGAATACAATTTGAAG GTCCTAGATCTTCTAACCATTGACAGCACAAGTACAGAAGATATTGCGAAACTCAGGAGTCATATTTTGATGAGCATTCAATCAgagagtgtgtttctgtgttccGAGAGCATCTTACCAAAAAGTTACGAAGCAGTGGAGCAAGCCATTCATACACTAGCTACACAGGAGGAAATTCCTCAGCATG gTATTATTCTACTTGAAGAACTCAGTGATTTAATCCTAAACCACGTTAAAATGAGCAGAGAGAGTCTCCGCTCCATCTTGCGATTCCTGTTGCGATACCTGCATCGGATTGGGGTGATCCTTTGGTACGAAGACATCAGCATACTGAGTGACAGAGTGTTTATCCAGCCTTCATTCCTCATCTCGATGTTTAAG ACCATTGTGAGACATGACCTGGTGCAGCAGCTGGAGGGGGTCTCCAGAGACCTCCTCATGCGGGAGGGGTCTCTGGTGAAACAGAAGTTCGTCTGGTTGGACGACTTGAGGAGCAGAGGCATCCTGCACAATGCGGCAATGCGCATCTTGGTCCGCAGAGAGTTGGAGAAGCTCGTCGTCGACAATGACGATTTGGTCGAAGAGGTGGTGGGAACCAAAAAAGAGGAGGGCATAATACTCACCCTGCTGCAGTATTTTGAGGTCTGCCTCCCGACTCTTGCCGGAAGCCCTTTGAACCCTCAAGCACCGGAGTTCATTCCTGGTGTGAAAAGCTGGGCGTTGGCCAGGAAGACCAGGAGAGATCCAGATGGAGCATGTCTCTTCCCCATCTTCCTGAAGGACGACCTCACCGTGTGCCACAAGTGGGGTGAGGACAAGCAGGACGACCTCCGTGTTCACGTGTACTTCCTTCCTGAGATTCCTCATGGCTTCTTCCACAG GGTGATCATCACGACCTGCTCCCTGTACCCGACTCACTGGGTGGGGAGAGAGcagtgtctcctctgctgtggaAACACGCTGGCTCTGGTGAGACAGAAGAACAAAGATGGAGATATGTTCATAGAGATACGCTGCAGGAGACCTGAGAAGG AGTTTAGAAAGTTGTGGGACCTGATCTTAGCGGTGATGTCCAAGCTGTTTGTGCTGTCCAGACAGTGGCCGGGACTGACTCAGCAGGTGCACACACCCTGTCCAGAGAGAGGCTGTTCACACTATTTCACCTGGAGGGACTGGCAGGAGCTCGACAGCACGGACCTCTACAACCT TGTGAAGGAGGAGAAATTAGTTTGCCAGGGAGGCCATACACGACGGACTGAGCTGATTTTTCCTCGGGATAAATAA